A DNA window from Chryseobacterium sp. MEBOG06 contains the following coding sequences:
- a CDS encoding response regulator transcription factor, protein MNANETNSFFNHRNTISSVTEEEKEQQFSYLESIKAFARATYTSIYVIDYMKQGFEYVSDNPLFLCGNTPQQVLEMGYAFYFKYVPKTDLELLLKINSVGFDFYDNISLESRLDYTISYDFHIINKEDKKILVNQKLTPLFLNKDGKIWKAICIISISSERDSGNIKIYQNGENKVYHYRLDRGVWETEKKAVLSKREQEILQLCARGFTINDIAEAIFVSPDTVKFHRRKLFEKLEVSNITEAIAYATNNKLI, encoded by the coding sequence ATGAATGCAAATGAAACGAATTCTTTCTTTAATCATAGGAATACAATTAGTAGTGTAACAGAGGAAGAGAAGGAGCAGCAATTCAGCTATCTTGAGTCTATTAAAGCATTTGCGAGAGCTACCTATACCAGTATATATGTGATTGATTATATGAAACAAGGATTTGAATATGTTTCAGACAATCCTTTGTTCCTTTGTGGTAACACTCCCCAGCAGGTACTAGAAATGGGATATGCTTTTTATTTCAAATATGTTCCTAAAACGGATCTGGAGCTATTACTAAAAATCAATTCTGTAGGATTTGATTTTTATGACAACATTTCCTTGGAAAGCAGATTGGATTATACGATCTCTTACGATTTTCATATCATCAATAAGGAAGATAAAAAGATATTAGTCAATCAAAAATTAACCCCTTTATTTTTAAACAAGGACGGAAAAATATGGAAAGCAATATGTATTATTTCTATTTCTTCCGAAAGAGATTCTGGAAATATTAAGATCTATCAAAACGGAGAAAATAAAGTTTATCATTACCGTCTTGACAGGGGTGTCTGGGAAACGGAGAAAAAAGCTGTTTTATCTAAAAGAGAACAAGAAATCCTACAACTTTGTGCACGAGGATTTACCATTAATGACATAGCTGAAGCTATATTTGTTTCTCCAGATACGGTAAAGTTTCATAGAAGAAAATTATTTGAAAAATTAGAAGTGAGCAATATCACGGAGGCTATTGCGTATGCCACAAATAATAAATTGATTTAA
- a CDS encoding DUF3667 domain-containing protein: protein MSEKCLNCNAATKDNFCSICGQKNSTHRFSLEHFIVHDLIHGVFHLDKGFFFTLKELFTRPGHSVREYVQGKRVKYFNAFTAIIIIIGVGYFLGEFAKGKTIDLSQTDKDFEGFSRVTKHYAKLIALSWVPFYALMSYLLFKKSKQNYSENLILNMYMIVGILVIEGIFSVTILPFASGMVLKGALGLMTIAKICYIFWFYYQYFSTSYGKVNLLVRCITMVFIILLITKLIAQVVNKIGLAYFH from the coding sequence ATGAGCGAAAAATGCTTAAATTGTAATGCAGCTACTAAAGATAATTTTTGTTCTATCTGTGGGCAAAAAAATTCTACCCATCGTTTCTCCCTGGAACATTTCATAGTGCATGATCTTATACACGGAGTATTTCATCTAGATAAAGGCTTCTTTTTTACTTTAAAAGAACTTTTTACAAGACCAGGACACAGCGTAAGAGAATACGTACAAGGTAAGAGAGTGAAATATTTCAATGCATTCACTGCAATCATCATCATTATCGGGGTAGGATACTTTCTTGGAGAATTTGCAAAGGGTAAAACTATTGACTTATCCCAAACTGATAAAGACTTTGAAGGATTTTCAAGAGTTACTAAACACTATGCAAAATTAATTGCTTTATCATGGGTTCCGTTTTATGCACTCATGAGCTACCTTCTATTTAAAAAAAGTAAGCAAAATTATTCCGAAAATTTAATACTGAATATGTATATGATTGTAGGAATTCTTGTGATAGAAGGAATATTTTCTGTTACAATACTTCCATTTGCCAGTGGAATGGTATTAAAGGGGGCTCTTGGTCTTATGACGATTGCGAAAATTTGCTATATTTTTTGGTTCTATTACCAGTACTTTTCAACAAGTTATGGGAAAGTGAATCTTCTCGTAAGGTGCATTACCATGGTCTTTATTATTTTATTAATTACAAAATTAATAGCTCAGGTTGTGAATAAAATAGGACTAGCCTATTTTCATTAA
- a CDS encoding helix-turn-helix transcriptional regulator: MNTAKSIDWSSPDILEQIIQNIKNPLENIITVSKSTALHHKDKKDEIIFSSSKEISDIIEEVMLKTKAKTLNLTFRSRPEIFDIYESNGNVRDLCSEHINPHKIAKIDQDWLINLEKEIYGSLTQNELNLYELSYKMAVSERQLHRKVGNLVYLTPNKYIRVLRLHKAKQMIDNYIQKSISQIAYAVGYNDVHYFSRLFADQYDITPKELINSLE; the protein is encoded by the coding sequence ATGAATACAGCAAAAAGTATAGATTGGAGTTCTCCTGATATTTTGGAACAAATTATTCAAAATATTAAAAATCCCTTGGAAAATATCATCACCGTAAGCAAGAGTACGGCTTTACACCACAAAGATAAAAAAGACGAAATAATATTTTCCAGTAGTAAAGAAATAAGTGACATCATCGAAGAGGTCATGTTGAAAACAAAAGCTAAAACATTGAATTTGACCTTTCGAAGCCGTCCGGAAATTTTTGATATATACGAATCCAACGGAAATGTTCGGGATTTGTGCTCTGAACACATAAACCCTCATAAAATTGCAAAAATTGATCAGGACTGGCTGATTAACTTAGAAAAAGAAATTTATGGCTCGCTTACTCAGAATGAGTTAAACCTTTACGAGCTTTCATATAAAATGGCGGTGAGTGAAAGACAGCTGCACAGAAAAGTGGGTAATCTAGTCTACCTGACTCCCAATAAATATATAAGAGTATTGCGCCTTCATAAAGCAAAACAGATGATAGATAATTACATACAAAAATCTATCTCACAAATTGCATATGCAGTCGGTTATAATGATGTGCATTATTTTTCAAGACTATTTGCAGATCAATATGATATTACCCCTAAAGAACTCATCAACTCTTTGGAATAA
- the lanM gene encoding type 2 lanthipeptide synthetase LanM yields the protein MVTRSSYNNIQDPALLFIEGVLLSFFEDFKKADLSRTFDGYKRELEASNLQLIFNKYPVAEKLLNKYEWKKTNLFSTISEGFIRDIDTLYQHQLIGKDSSKIEDIKIGVGDFHKGMSTAILDLGNNRKIVFKPTKANITEAFFKLLNWVNQYYSLGDCFYQIAGDKEYHWLEFVNPISCKSKDELHLYYERAGFMLGILYVLNAVDFHYENVIARGTTPVIIDHETIIQPKIHPENQKFFKKFTTGEIDDSVLLTMLLPNHYESGTGMPIGTCGYGYHKQKSIQNLANESVDRYTDNWRFVIRFVEENFQKQNIPTLNGEAVYPVYYLEDFLKGFEKSYHLFLDHVGFLLEDQASPLSAFNNSTVRYIWRNTSLYTKINNQLKLPKSLVSFQHYEQKIHDYLAAAFKNVPKDSDLMLIHKHEVAQMLEGDIPFFEVNTSSRDLETDFGIIKDFFEYSATENLQRKLKKLSLKDLEIQKDLIRKSISN from the coding sequence TTGGTTACCCGGTCATCATATAACAATATTCAAGATCCAGCACTCCTTTTTATAGAGGGAGTTTTGTTGTCATTTTTTGAGGACTTTAAAAAGGCTGATTTATCCCGGACATTTGATGGGTATAAGAGAGAATTAGAAGCAAGCAACCTTCAGTTGATTTTTAACAAATACCCTGTTGCAGAGAAATTATTGAATAAATACGAGTGGAAGAAAACTAATTTGTTTTCAACTATTTCAGAAGGATTCATTCGGGATATAGACACTTTATATCAACATCAACTGATTGGTAAGGACTCTTCAAAAATAGAAGATATTAAAATAGGAGTTGGTGATTTTCATAAAGGGATGTCCACTGCAATTCTTGATCTTGGGAACAATAGGAAAATTGTTTTTAAACCTACAAAAGCTAATATTACAGAAGCTTTTTTTAAATTGTTGAATTGGGTTAATCAATATTATTCATTAGGAGATTGTTTTTATCAAATAGCTGGAGATAAAGAATATCACTGGTTAGAATTCGTAAACCCGATCTCTTGCAAATCTAAGGATGAACTTCACTTATATTATGAGCGTGCAGGGTTTATGCTGGGGATTTTATATGTTTTGAATGCAGTAGATTTTCATTATGAAAATGTTATTGCCAGAGGTACAACTCCGGTTATCATTGATCATGAAACTATTATACAGCCCAAAATTCATCCGGAAAATCAAAAGTTTTTCAAAAAATTTACTACCGGTGAGATTGATGATTCTGTGTTATTGACCATGCTGTTGCCTAATCATTATGAATCGGGCACTGGTATGCCTATTGGTACTTGTGGTTATGGTTATCATAAACAAAAAAGTATCCAGAATTTAGCAAATGAAAGTGTCGATCGTTATACGGATAACTGGCGCTTTGTGATCAGGTTTGTGGAAGAAAATTTTCAAAAACAGAATATACCCACACTCAATGGAGAAGCGGTATATCCCGTATACTATCTGGAAGATTTTTTGAAGGGCTTCGAGAAAAGCTATCATTTGTTTTTGGATCATGTTGGCTTTTTACTTGAAGATCAAGCTTCTCCTTTATCTGCATTTAATAATAGTACAGTAAGATATATATGGAGAAATACTAGTTTATATACAAAAATTAACAACCAATTGAAGCTACCTAAGAGCTTAGTCAGTTTTCAACATTATGAACAGAAAATTCATGATTATTTGGCTGCAGCTTTCAAAAATGTTCCTAAAGATTCTGATTTGATGTTGATCCACAAACATGAAGTGGCTCAAATGCTAGAAGGTGATATTCCGTTTTTTGAAGTTAATACCTCTTCTAGAGATTTGGAAACTGATTTTGGAATAATAAAAGACTTTTTTGAATACAGTGCCACAGAAAATCTTCAGAGAAAATTAAAAAAACTATCCCTTAAGGATTTAGAGATCCAAAAGGATTTGATTAGAAAAAGTATATCAAATTAA